Part of the Deltaproteobacteria bacterium genome, GCTGTGAGGTCACCCCAATGTACAGCGTGCCGTTCCGTTTGCTGGCCAGGATGTAACGCAGAACTGCTTGTCCATAGCGCCAAACGCCAAACTGGATTCCCGCTTTCGCGGGAATGACGGCCTTTCGCGGGAATGACGGCCTTTCGCGGGAATGACGGCCATAACACCGAACCACGTTACCCACAGATTTGTCGCGCACCCGAAGCGGCAAGAAGGCTGTGCGCGCTGAGCCTCCGGCGAACCCGCCGCGCCGCGATTCATTGGACGAGGCTGGGAACCCAGCTTGCGAGGGCGCGGACACCGCTATATGCCTGAAGCAATCCCGCCCAGGAGGATTCGATGGCGAGCATCCAGGTGTTGATGGTTACCGATATGGTCACCGCGCAGCCGGACGAAATGGTCGCGGAGGTGGCGGCGCGGATGAGTCGCAACCGCATCGGTGCGGTGCTGGTGGTCGAAGGCGGCCGGTTGCGGGGCCTGTTCTCGGAACGCGATCTAATGACCCGTGTCGTCGGCGAGCAGCGCGATCCCCAAACCACCCGCGTCGGCCAGGTGGCCACGGCCACCCTGGTCACCATCGACGTCAACGCCCCGTTGAAGTCCGTGTTACAGGTCTTCCGCGAAAACAAGTTCCGTCATCTGCCGGTGGTCGATGACGGCAAACCGGTTGGCATCCTTTCCACCCGCGACTTCCTCGAATACCTGGTTGAGGGCTTCGAGCGCTTCATCGACGAGAGCAAGTATAAACGCGACCTCGCCGAGGGCGTGGATCCTTACGACCATATCGGCGGCTCCTACGGGCGTTGAACAGCTTGGCGAGAGAACGATGCTCAGCCCGAGGCAAGGAACGGAAGACCCGAGTGCGGTGCCGCTGGCCGCCGGCGATTGCGGGGGCGGCGCGATCGACTTAGACTGGCGGTGCGTGGAGGATCTGTGACGACACCCACCGCCATGCGTGTACTGGCGCTCACCGGCCGCATTGTCTCGCCGGTGATGACCGCTGCTGCGGTAATGAGTCTCGGCCTGTTTGCCTGGCGCTCTTGGATGCGCCTGCGCCAGG contains:
- a CDS encoding CBS domain-containing protein; protein product: MASIQVLMVTDMVTAQPDEMVAEVAARMSRNRIGAVLVVEGGRLRGLFSERDLMTRVVGEQRDPQTTRVGQVATATLVTIDVNAPLKSVLQVFRENKFRHLPVVDDGKPVGILSTRDFLEYLVEGFERFIDESKYKRDLAEGVDPYDHIGGSYGR